In Alteromonas naphthalenivorans, one DNA window encodes the following:
- a CDS encoding mechanosensitive ion channel family protein — protein sequence MEENLSLFSSSDVERYINDYAIPWGINIAMAIVIYVIGRIVVGFILSLFRRLMAKSKYDAMLVDFLEAIISAILMLFVIVASLNQLGVDTTSLVAILGAAGLAIGLSLQDSLKNFAAGVMLLVFKPFKSGDFVEAAGTAGTINKIGIFTTTMATPDNKEIIVPNGGIYSNNITNYSAKETRRVDMVVGIGYDADLRKAKEILNEMVRADERILSEPAPTVAVSELADSSVNFVVRPWCKASDFWGVKFDFTEQVKLRFDQEGISIPFPQMDVHLHKNDSE from the coding sequence ATGGAAGAAAATTTATCATTATTCTCATCGAGTGATGTTGAACGCTACATTAACGATTATGCAATCCCATGGGGCATTAATATTGCCATGGCGATTGTTATCTACGTTATTGGTCGAATCGTTGTAGGGTTCATCCTATCTTTATTCCGCCGTTTAATGGCAAAATCAAAGTACGATGCAATGTTGGTGGACTTCTTAGAAGCCATTATTAGCGCTATTTTGATGTTGTTCGTTATTGTGGCGTCGCTAAACCAACTTGGTGTCGATACCACCTCGCTTGTTGCAATATTAGGTGCTGCCGGTTTAGCTATTGGTTTGTCACTGCAAGACTCACTGAAAAACTTTGCTGCTGGCGTAATGCTTCTTGTATTTAAGCCTTTCAAATCAGGCGATTTCGTTGAAGCTGCTGGAACTGCGGGTACAATCAATAAGATTGGCATTTTCACTACTACAATGGCTACACCAGATAACAAAGAAATTATTGTTCCTAATGGTGGCATTTACAGCAATAACATTACTAACTATTCAGCGAAAGAAACACGTCGTGTTGATATGGTTGTTGGTATTGGTTATGACGCAGACTTGCGCAAAGCGAAAGAAATCCTTAATGAAATGGTTCGTGCCGATGAGCGTATCCTCAGCGAGCCAGCACCTACTGTTGCCGTTTCTGAATTGGCTGATAGCAGCGTTAACTTCGTGGTTCGTCCATGGTGTAAAGCGTCTGACTTCTGGGGCGTTAAGTTTGACTTCACTGAGCAAGTTAAACTTCGCTTCGACCAAGAAGGTATTTCAATTCCGTTCCCACAAATGGATGTACACCTTCACAAAAACGACAGCGAATAA
- a CDS encoding PilT/PilU family type 4a pilus ATPase, with protein MLDSFLEKMVEKSASDLFVTAGFPVSAKVHGKLTPISENSFNDEDALALVHEAMNEKQKEAFHTTKECNFAIVREGLGRFRCSAFWQRDQAGMVVRRIVTEIPKVDDLGLPSVLKDIIMSKRGLVLFVGGTGTGKSTSLAALIGHRNSNSYGHILTIEDPIEFVHEHKSCVITQREVGIDTHSFDDALKSSLRQAPDVILIGEIRSMETMEYAMSFADTGHLCVATLHANNANQAIERIMHLAPKDQHDKLRFDLSQNIKAIVAQQLLPTKDGEGRVAAIEILLNSPLVSDLIQRNEIGSLKEAMKKGKELGMQSFDMALYDLYREGSIDLDQALHHADSPNDLRLMIKLDSNDGSSLGTLSNVSIDMDD; from the coding sequence ATGTTAGATAGCTTTTTAGAAAAAATGGTAGAGAAATCTGCTTCTGACTTATTCGTTACCGCGGGCTTTCCCGTTAGCGCCAAAGTGCACGGTAAGCTTACTCCCATTTCGGAAAATTCATTTAATGATGAAGATGCATTAGCACTTGTTCATGAGGCTATGAATGAAAAGCAAAAAGAGGCTTTTCATACTACCAAGGAATGTAATTTTGCCATTGTACGAGAAGGCCTAGGGCGTTTTCGTTGTTCGGCCTTCTGGCAACGAGATCAAGCCGGGATGGTGGTACGTCGTATTGTGACCGAAATTCCTAAGGTTGATGACCTGGGTTTACCTTCGGTGTTAAAAGATATCATTATGTCAAAGCGTGGTTTGGTACTTTTTGTAGGTGGCACAGGCACGGGTAAATCAACCTCGTTGGCCGCACTTATCGGTCATCGAAATAGTAATTCTTATGGGCATATTTTAACTATTGAAGATCCTATTGAATTTGTGCATGAGCATAAATCTTGCGTGATAACTCAGCGTGAAGTGGGTATAGACACCCACTCATTCGACGATGCATTGAAAAGCTCCTTGCGACAAGCGCCTGATGTCATTCTTATTGGTGAAATTCGTTCAATGGAGACAATGGAATACGCCATGTCGTTCGCTGATACGGGGCACTTATGTGTGGCAACACTCCATGCCAACAACGCTAACCAAGCAATTGAGCGTATTATGCATCTAGCGCCAAAAGACCAACATGACAAGTTACGTTTTGACTTAAGCCAAAATATAAAAGCTATAGTGGCACAACAACTTCTTCCAACCAAAGACGGCGAGGGAAGGGTAGCGGCAATTGAAATACTATTAAACTCTCCTCTAGTGAGCGACCTTATTCAACGCAATGAAATAGGTAGCTTGAAAGAAGCCATGAAAAAGGGCAAAGAGTTAGGCATGCAAAGTTTCGATATGGCGTTGTACGATTTATATCGCGAGGGTAGTATTGATTTAGACCAAGCCTTACACCATGCTGATTCTCCCAATGATTTGCGCCTAATGATTAAGCTAGATTCTAACGATGGATCGAGCTTGGGCACATTATCGAATGTCTCAATCGATATGGATGACTAA
- the ruvX gene encoding Holliday junction resolvase RuvX, which translates to MPDIGSRTVLAFDFGTKSIGVAVGQEITGTASPLAALKARDGIPDWNVIEKLYEEWQPQLVVVGLPLNMDGTEQEVTQRAKKFANRLHGRFKVAVDLCDERLTTTDAKSMLFELGGYKKLTKEKIDSVSACVIFTSWVENQYGD; encoded by the coding sequence ATGCCTGATATTGGCAGTAGAACAGTATTAGCCTTCGACTTCGGTACAAAAAGTATTGGAGTTGCAGTAGGACAAGAAATTACCGGTACGGCGTCACCGCTAGCCGCACTGAAAGCCCGCGATGGTATTCCAGATTGGAATGTTATTGAAAAGCTTTATGAAGAGTGGCAACCGCAGCTTGTGGTGGTGGGTTTACCGCTGAATATGGATGGCACCGAGCAAGAAGTTACACAGCGCGCCAAAAAATTCGCCAATCGCTTACATGGTAGATTCAAAGTAGCAGTAGATTTATGCGATGAAAGGCTTACCACAACGGATGCAAAATCTATGTTGTTCGAACTTGGCGGCTATAAAAAGCTAACCAAAGAAAAAATAGACAGCGTATCGGCCTGCGTGATTTTTACCAGCTGGGTTGAAAACCAATACGGCGACTAG
- a CDS encoding 16S rRNA (uracil(1498)-N(3))-methyltransferase, producing the protein MRIPRIYYPNPIPLEEEFQLTEEAGHHIASVLRLKANHPIVLFNGDGNEYSAQIINAQRKKVFVEADACLTLSKESSLNIHLGQGVSKGDRMDTVLQKSVELGVTEITPILSERCTVKLDEARWEKKLLQWQKIIIGACEQSGRNTLPSLNPPIALNKWLSESTSSSRLVLAPGAEKPLARQPYNSQGFRLLIGPEGGLSEGEIHQANESGFTSCSLGPRILRTETAAISSISILQAQHGDF; encoded by the coding sequence ATGCGCATACCGAGAATTTATTACCCCAACCCAATTCCTCTTGAAGAAGAATTTCAGTTAACTGAAGAAGCTGGGCATCACATTGCCAGTGTGCTTCGTTTGAAAGCGAATCATCCTATCGTATTATTTAACGGTGACGGCAACGAGTACAGCGCACAGATAATTAATGCTCAAAGAAAAAAGGTTTTTGTAGAGGCCGATGCGTGTTTAACGCTGTCAAAAGAATCATCGCTAAATATACATTTAGGCCAAGGTGTATCTAAAGGTGACCGAATGGATACGGTGCTGCAAAAAAGTGTAGAGCTTGGTGTTACCGAAATTACGCCTATTTTGTCCGAACGATGTACAGTTAAATTAGATGAAGCCAGGTGGGAAAAAAAGCTGCTGCAATGGCAAAAGATCATCATCGGTGCATGTGAGCAAAGTGGCAGAAATACACTGCCCTCGCTTAACCCGCCAATTGCCCTTAACAAATGGTTATCTGAATCAACCTCGAGTTCGCGGTTAGTATTGGCGCCGGGTGCAGAGAAGCCATTGGCCCGTCAACCATATAACTCTCAAGGCTTTCGTTTATTGATAGGTCCAGAGGGCGGACTTTCTGAAGGCGAAATTCACCAAGCTAATGAAAGCGGATTTACATCGTGCAGTTTAGGGCCTCGAATACTGCGTACTGAAACTGCCGCCATTAGCAGTATTAGCATTCTGCAAGCCCAGCATGGCGATTTTTAG
- a CDS encoding YqgE/AlgH family protein, which translates to MTELKSLQNHFLVAMPSLDDPYFSRSLTYICEHNKDGAMGLVINQPSTMNLKELLEQTDKDLTVAEDKAEQIILAGGPVSQERGFVLHSSQSGWDSSLALSPDVMITTSKDILSAIGTNTGPDSSIIALGYAGWTAGQLEQEMQDNSWLTIEADDDILFNTPIHKKWQAAVNKLGVDVWQLAPGAGHA; encoded by the coding sequence ATGACAGAACTGAAAAGTTTACAAAACCACTTTCTAGTAGCGATGCCTTCGCTAGATGACCCGTATTTTTCTCGCTCTCTCACTTATATTTGCGAACACAACAAAGACGGTGCCATGGGGCTGGTAATCAATCAGCCTTCAACTATGAACTTAAAAGAACTGCTCGAGCAAACCGACAAAGACTTAACCGTGGCGGAAGACAAAGCCGAGCAAATTATTCTTGCCGGCGGGCCGGTAAGCCAAGAACGAGGGTTCGTTCTGCATTCCAGTCAAAGTGGCTGGGACTCAAGCTTAGCCTTATCGCCTGACGTTATGATCACCACTTCAAAAGATATTTTATCAGCAATAGGCACTAACACTGGGCCAGATTCATCGATTATCGCGTTAGGTTATGCGGGCTGGACTGCTGGGCAACTTGAACAGGAAATGCAAGATAACTCGTGGCTAACCATAGAGGCCGATGACGACATTTTGTTTAACACGCCTATTCATAAAAAATGGCAAGCAGCGGTAAATAAACTTGGTGTAGATGTGTGGCAACTCGCACCAGGAGCCGGACATGCCTGA
- a CDS encoding DUF2007 domain-containing protein translates to MIKLFTSSDPFLLQSVKSELDALSIPYLVKNEFAGGAMGELPWQESQPELWLIDESWSTRANKVVNSLMDSHEPAEKFPWVCGHCNEPNGEAFDTCWKCGESRP, encoded by the coding sequence TTGATTAAGCTTTTTACGTCTTCAGACCCTTTCTTACTTCAGTCGGTAAAGAGTGAACTCGATGCGCTTTCTATACCTTACCTAGTGAAAAACGAATTTGCAGGTGGGGCGATGGGTGAACTGCCATGGCAAGAGTCACAACCCGAACTTTGGTTAATAGATGAATCTTGGTCTACCAGAGCCAATAAAGTTGTGAATTCTCTCATGGACAGCCACGAACCAGCTGAGAAATTTCCATGGGTGTGCGGACATTGTAATGAACCAAACGGCGAAGCTTTTGATACCTGCTGGAAGTGCGGAGAAAGTAGACCTTAG
- a CDS encoding M48 family metallopeptidase translates to MKLRFTASIAAVALAVTACATSPTGRNQVLLYSESQLEEMGDQAFSGMKEELKISNKAVQNSYVECVANAITAKVPNSVFDGTWEVVVFDDEQVNAFALPGGKIGVYTGLLNVAENQHQLAAVIGHEVGHVIAEHGNERMSQSTLINMGTQAAGAALAMNEVSQTAPIMAAIGLGLQVGVQLPFSRTHESEADVIGLQLMAMSGFDPRQSVNLWQNMDAASNGERPLELLSTHPAPQTRISNLQANMNAAYTDYQASAYRPNCG, encoded by the coding sequence ATGAAATTGAGGTTTACCGCATCAATCGCCGCAGTAGCCCTTGCAGTGACAGCGTGTGCTACATCGCCCACAGGTCGTAATCAGGTACTCTTATATTCTGAATCCCAACTGGAAGAAATGGGCGACCAAGCATTTAGCGGAATGAAAGAAGAACTTAAAATCTCAAACAAAGCTGTTCAAAATAGCTATGTTGAATGCGTCGCCAATGCGATCACCGCGAAGGTCCCTAATAGTGTGTTCGATGGTACATGGGAAGTTGTGGTATTTGACGATGAGCAGGTTAATGCCTTTGCTTTGCCTGGGGGGAAAATTGGTGTTTATACAGGGTTATTAAATGTAGCTGAAAACCAACACCAGCTTGCGGCAGTCATCGGCCATGAAGTGGGTCATGTAATTGCAGAACATGGTAATGAGCGTATGTCTCAATCAACGCTTATCAATATGGGCACCCAAGCAGCAGGTGCAGCTTTGGCGATGAACGAAGTTTCTCAAACGGCTCCTATCATGGCAGCCATTGGTTTAGGGTTACAAGTTGGGGTTCAACTACCGTTTAGCCGTACCCATGAGTCTGAAGCCGATGTTATTGGCCTTCAATTAATGGCTATGTCAGGCTTTGACCCTCGCCAATCCGTAAACTTATGGCAGAACATGGATGCGGCAAGTAATGGCGAACGCCCCTTAGAGTTACTTTCTACTCACCCTGCCCCGCAAACACGGATTAGCAACTTGCAAGCAAACATGAACGCTGCGTACACTGATTACCAGGCATCGGCGTATAGACCTAACTGTGGCTAG
- the gshB gene encoding glutathione synthase, translating into MHYTLGVIMDPIAVIKPHKDTSLAMMLEAQRRGATVLYFELKDIFINNGKPMGLARTITVRDQATDFYTLGEEHTVSLGDIDVLLMRKDPPFDSEFLYATHILSLAQDEGALVVNNPQALRDYNEKLFTSLFPEHIPNTLVTNNQKLIRDFHAKHQDIICKPLDGMGGASIFRVKPDGNNLGVIIETLTNLGKRYMMVQEYLPQIKDGDKRILIVDGEVIPYCLARLPTKGETRGNLAAGGTGRPQEISETDRALAEAVAPTLRENNILFVGLDVIGEKITEINITSPTCVREIEGHYNINIMASLFDAIEKRLTTK; encoded by the coding sequence ATGCACTACACCCTTGGCGTGATTATGGATCCTATCGCGGTGATTAAGCCGCATAAAGACACCAGCTTAGCAATGATGCTTGAAGCCCAGCGCCGTGGCGCAACCGTACTGTACTTCGAACTTAAAGATATCTTTATAAACAACGGTAAGCCAATGGGGCTGGCTAGAACCATTACCGTGCGTGATCAAGCAACTGACTTTTACACCCTAGGTGAAGAACATACTGTTTCACTAGGCGACATTGATGTGTTGCTAATGCGCAAGGATCCGCCCTTCGACAGCGAGTTTTTGTATGCTACCCATATATTATCGCTTGCCCAGGACGAAGGCGCGCTGGTTGTAAATAATCCGCAAGCGCTTCGAGACTACAACGAAAAATTATTTACCTCTTTGTTTCCTGAGCACATTCCTAACACATTGGTAACCAATAATCAGAAGCTTATTCGTGATTTTCATGCAAAGCATCAAGATATTATTTGTAAGCCTTTGGATGGAATGGGCGGTGCTTCAATTTTCAGAGTGAAGCCAGATGGAAATAACTTAGGCGTGATCATTGAAACGCTAACCAATTTAGGCAAACGTTACATGATGGTTCAAGAATACTTGCCACAAATTAAGGATGGCGATAAACGTATTCTTATTGTGGACGGTGAAGTGATTCCTTATTGCTTGGCGCGCTTACCCACCAAGGGGGAGACTCGTGGCAATCTGGCAGCAGGCGGAACAGGCAGACCCCAAGAAATTTCAGAAACTGATCGTGCGTTAGCTGAAGCTGTTGCTCCCACATTACGAGAGAATAATATTTTATTTGTTGGGCTGGACGTGATTGGCGAAAAAATCACAGAAATAAACATTACTAGCCCAACATGCGTAAGAGAGATAGAGGGTCATTATAATATTAATATTATGGCCTCGTTATTCGACGCAATTGAAAAGCGCCTTACAACTAAGTAG